The Sporichthyaceae bacterium DNA window GTTCGGTCGGCTCCCATCTGGCTCACCGTCGTCATGCTCCCATTCTGGGCTGGGCGCCCTGTAGCCCGGTTGTGCGTGTTCTGTGGGTTTCCTTTGGGTGGCGCGGCAATCTCACCACCAACCTCAATCCGTTCTACAGCGTCTCCACAGGCAGATATCGATCCTGGTAGCACGCGCGTGTCGCGCCGCCCGGAGGTACCGGTAGCGGCACACGCAGCGCCCGAGGAGCGCCATGGACGAGATCCCGCCCGCCGCCGCACCCACCGGCGACCCCGTTCCACTGTCGTGGCCGGTCGCCGAACCCGGCGCCAAAGGCCTGCGCAAGATCCCGCGCCGCGCGCTCACCATCTCGATCGCCACCACCGCACTGGTGGTGATCGGCGGCGCAGTGGTGGCCGGTGCGGTGGCCGCGGCCCCCAACGGCAACGGCACGCCGAGCCCGGTGGCACCCGGCCAGTCGGGCCCCGGCCCGATGATGCAGAACGGCAACCGTGCACACATGGCGGGCCCCATGCAGGCGGTGCACGGCGAGTACACCGTGCCCAACGGCAACGGCGGGTACCAGACCGAGGAGATGCAGCGCGGCTCGGTCACCGCGGTCAACGGCAGCACGTTCACCGTGAAGAGCGAGGACGGCTACACCCACGACTGGGTCACCGACGCCAACACCCGCATGGGCGGGGAGAAGCGGATGCGGATGATGCCGAACAACAACAACGGCACCACGCAGGTGCCCGCGCCGACCAACGCCACCAACGCCGGTCTGACGACCGGTCAGAACGTCATGGTGATGGGCACCAAGGACGGCGACACCTTCCACGCGGTACAGGTAAGGCCGATGCGGCAGGCCGATCAGAATCAGAACGCGCCCCTCGGAAACCAGGGCCGGCAGAAGATGCCCTACCGGGGCGGGGGTGGTGGTCAGTTCGGCCCGCGCGGCGGCATGCAGAACGGCCCGATGCAGTCGGCCCCGATGCCGCAGAACGGCCCGATGCAGTCGGGCCCGATGCAGTCCGCCCCAGTTCCGGACCAGACGCCGTCCGCTCCGGACTCCTCGCCGACGCCGACGCAGGCAAGCTGACCCGAGCCCCGTCGCGGTGGAGCGGGCTCACCACGACGGGGTCACCTTCAGCGTCGCCCGATCCTTGGTCACCTTGACGGCCCGCACGCTCATCCCGTCCGGGAACTTCTTCGACGCGCCCTGACGCAGCACCGCGGAATCCTGGCCCATCGCCACGGTGGCCGCACCCCGGGAGATCTTCACCAGACGCACCTCCATGCCACCGGCCGTCCCCGCGGTGCCCGGACGCAGCGTCACTGTGCCGGCGCCGGACCCGGTGCCCTCGTTCGGGACGGCAGCCACGGGTGGCATGCCCGGCGAGTTCATGTCCGTGCCCCCGGAAGCGCCCGACCCCATGGACATTCCCGGCATGGACATCCCGGGCATGGACACCGACAAGCTGGACAGGTCCTCGTCGGTGTCACCCTTGGCGTGTCCGCCCTGTCCGATCAGCGTGCCGAGCACCAGCACCCCACCAACCACCGCTGCGCACATGGGCAGCGGGTTGAGCCGCCGGCGGCCAGATCCTCGATACACCATTGGTCCCTCAGGAAACGATCGTGCGCAACCGGGAGTTTCCCGGTGCCTCCTGCCACGGCGTGCCCTCGTCGGATCCCCGCAGCTTGGTTAGCTCTCGGGTGCCGCGCCGGTCCCGGTGGGCCAGCAGGGCACGCGGCACCCGGGGTTGCACCACCAACCCGCGCACGCCCTCGCGAGCCACGGTGGCGCGCCATTTGCGACCCAGGTCCCCCAGCGAGCCGAAGACACCGCGCGGACCCATCAACACACCCGCGATCAGGCACACACCGCCGAGCAACTCGGGCTGGAAGTGATGCTGTTCCAACGCCATCGGCAGCGCCATGAAGAACATCCCGGTGAGCACCACCGCGATCACCGACTCGAACCCCGCGAACACCGGGATCGCCAGGTAGAACAGCGACTGCATCGCGTAGAACTGCTGGACCCCGGGCGGCGCGCCGAGTTGCGGTGCCCACAGCGCACCGCCGATACCCGCGAACAATCCACCCATGGCGAACGCCGCGACCTTGTATCGCCAAGGGTTGATGCCCATCGCGGCGGCCGCAGCCTTGTCGTAGCCCACAACGAGCATCGCGCGGCCGAAGCGACAGTGCCGGAATCGGTCCACGAGCAGCACACAGCAGACCGTCACGGCCAGCAGGAAGAAGTAGAAGTAACGCTCGTTACGCATGGAGATGCCGAAGAAGTTCGGTCGCGGCACGATCGGCGCCTGCAGGCCGCCGGTGAGCTTGCCCTGCGTGAACAACGAGTTCTCGAGGGTGAACTGCGCGGCCAGCGTGAGCACCATGATGTAGATCGGGTTGAGTCGCGCGGAAATCAGGGCGACCACCACCGATAACGCGACCACCGCGGCGATACCCATCAGTGCGGCCACCGGGAACGGCAAGGACAGCCCGTCGTAGTTGTCCCGGTAGGCCCACCCCGAGATGTAGATGGCCGAGCCGGTCAGGCCCGCCTGCATCAACGTCGTCTCGCGCGCGTAGCCCACCACGATCAT harbors:
- a CDS encoding branched-chain amino acid ABC transporter permease — its product is MAAPTTAGRPGPPMLEIPATPEMADRAFPQARIQQGNPWLRLAVLVGAVGYGFIGSTYWIFIIQMSFLMGIVALGTMIVVGYARETTLMQAGLTGSAIYISGWAYRDNYDGLSLPFPVAALMGIAAVVALSVVVALISARLNPIYIMVLTLAAQFTLENSLFTQGKLTGGLQAPIVPRPNFFGISMRNERYFYFFLLAVTVCCVLLVDRFRHCRFGRAMLVVGYDKAAAAAMGINPWRYKVAAFAMGGLFAGIGGALWAPQLGAPPGVQQFYAMQSLFYLAIPVFAGFESVIAVVLTGMFFMALPMALEQHHFQPELLGGVCLIAGVLMGPRGVFGSLGDLGRKWRATVAREGVRGLVVQPRVPRALLAHRDRRGTRELTKLRGSDEGTPWQEAPGNSRLRTIVS